The Chroogloeocystis siderophila 5.2 s.c.1 genome includes a region encoding these proteins:
- a CDS encoding ATP-binding protein: MSTSIEIIGRSAQFQQIVEVLARDGDLLIAGVPGCGRRTLTRTAALEVGAIALEVDCIRAITARQFIQLLAEAISQNFDSTLLQTWIDTIAKDLFTVHIADNSTHLKLAPAVTPKQLWQAFERLIQLPQLLAEVVNKRIVLILQSFPHLRSWDRNSEWENTLRREIKLQTRVSYVLIATIAEIMHTEDYPLEVVELTPLADDVLAVWAREILHTQGLIFDSRSPAINIFIDAVQGHIGDAMTLIRRLVSRRTDGFIRDEQVHQAIQGLLQDLSITFESLIMLLPASQVQLLECLALDPTSKPQSREYIQKHGLSRGGSLQGALIGLQQKGLIYSAEQNYRLALPFFALWLRQRLSSGSNT, translated from the coding sequence GTGTCTACTTCAATAGAAATCATTGGGCGTTCGGCTCAATTTCAACAGATTGTGGAAGTTCTCGCCCGCGATGGAGATCTCTTGATTGCGGGAGTACCAGGGTGTGGAAGACGGACTTTAACACGAACCGCAGCTTTAGAAGTAGGCGCGATCGCTTTAGAAGTAGATTGCATCCGCGCGATCACAGCAAGGCAATTCATTCAATTACTCGCAGAAGCAATTAGTCAAAACTTTGACTCAACGTTGCTGCAAACGTGGATTGACACAATTGCCAAAGATTTGTTTACAGTTCACATCGCCGACAACAGCACTCACCTGAAACTCGCACCTGCGGTAACACCAAAACAACTATGGCAAGCTTTTGAAAGATTAATTCAGCTACCGCAACTTTTAGCCGAAGTTGTCAATAAACGCATTGTGCTGATTTTACAGAGTTTTCCGCACCTCCGCTCGTGGGATCGCAATAGTGAATGGGAAAACACGCTCAGACGAGAAATTAAGCTACAGACACGAGTCAGCTACGTACTCATTGCTACAATTGCAGAAATTATGCATACTGAAGATTACCCGCTAGAAGTTGTCGAACTCACGCCTTTAGCAGATGATGTGTTGGCAGTATGGGCAAGAGAAATTTTACATACCCAGGGGCTAATATTCGATTCGCGATCGCCTGCGATCAACATTTTCATTGATGCGGTTCAAGGACACATTGGCGATGCGATGACACTGATTCGTCGCCTTGTCAGCCGTCGTACCGATGGATTTATTCGCGATGAACAAGTACATCAAGCAATTCAAGGGTTATTACAAGATTTGTCAATTACCTTTGAATCATTAATCATGCTTTTACCTGCGAGTCAAGTGCAACTATTAGAATGTCTTGCTTTAGACCCCACAAGTAAACCACAAAGCCGCGAATATATTCAAAAACACGGGCTTTCGCGTGGCGGAAGTTTACAAGGCGCCTTAATAGGATTACAGCAGAAAGGCTTGATCTACAGTGCTGAGCAAAATTATCGTCTGGCGCTACCTTTTTTCGCTTTATGGCTGCGCCAACGTTTAAGCAGCGGTTCTAATACATGA